In Arcanobacterium canis, the sequence TTCCACTGCCACATATTCCAGTAAGCGTCCCTGTGGGTCGGTACCGACACCAACCCACTGTACGGGCAACGTGTCACGAGGACGTGACCTTAACGTGTTTTCAAACGCGCTCACCACATCCTCGGCCGTGATTTCAGGACGGCGAATAGTCACTCGTGAATGAGCCTCAACACGCACCCAAACCCCTCACCACGTGTTGATTATGTATAGCACAAACGTAATACATAATTGGCGGGAAGATCAACACCGAAAACAATGTTGAGGAGCAAAAGCTCATGGACGTCCATCCCAAAAAATGGTGACTGTCATTGCTATTTCTCATTTTATTGATTGGCTAGGAAGGTGAGTTCGAGAACTGAATCGCTCTCAGGAAACCGCAGACTGATCACCGTCTCGTGAAAAGCGTAGCCGTGACTCTCGGACGATGGATTGTGAACTAACGGCACGGAAATTTCCTCGTTCTTTGCACTTAGCGGCATATATCGCTCTGTGACCAATGGAGAGAGCCAAGATGATGAATCTATCGTCTTGAATTTCGACAATAAGGCGATAATCGCCAATTCGATACCGCGATAAGCCAGCAAAATTTCCTGTTAAGGCTTTGCCATAAGCGCGTGGATTGTCGGCGTGAGCAATGTTTTTGACGATCCAGCCTTTAATAATTCGTTGCGTGTAGTGGTCGAGTTTCTTAAATTCTTTATCGAACCGGTTTGATGTTTCTAAACTCCAACTCATAGATCGCACTCTTCCCACAATTCCTCGATAGGACGAGTTTGATATCCGTCTTGTGTCCAATCGTCCAATGCTTCTTGGGCGATCTGTAAATCGTATTCGTCTTCACTGATAATTTCCCCGACGATGACGCGCACCGGCTTACCTGACTTCTTCGCCACCGGAACTTCCGCACCGGGTTGTAGGCCGCGGCCTTGAATGAGGTAGGAGCCAGGATCGTCGGGATTCTTGGGAAAATGATCGCGCCTTCATCCAAGGATGCGCCCTGGTCGAGTGGCTGGTTGTAGTTGTCCATCATGGTTTCCTTTCGGTTGTTTGAGTTTGTGAGTGTCCAGACGGTTTCCGTGTTCCCGGCAGCGTTCTTCCTGCGCTGCCCGGTTGAGGTAATCAGTCCAAGGGTTTTCAAGTCAGAACGACGACGACGGCGACTAGCGCGATATACTCCCTGTGTCGCGTTGTGAGACGAGAGAACGTCGGTCGCGTGCTCAAAAGTGAGGTAAGGATGCCAATGCAACATGTAACGATTCGTGAATCACACGTCGTCATCGACAAAACCTCGACGCCAGAGGGGGCGGCTCGTGTATTAGCTGCTGCCATCAATCCAATTGATTTCGCGATCGGTTCGGGTAAATTTTTTAAGCGCGCTTTTAGTGACGGTGACACCCTCGGATATTCGGGAGTTGCGCAGACTCTTGACGGTGAACGGGTTTATTTTCAACTTCCGCATCCGCCAGCTGGATCTTTTGCAGAATATGTTGATCTCTCCGATGCCTTTACCGCACCAGTTCCCGACAATCTCGACTCATTGACGGCAGCCGTGCTCGGTGTTCCGGGTATTGCGGCAGTGGGGGCAATTGAATGTGCTCGAGTGAGCGCACTCGACACCGTCCTGATTACAGGCGCTAATGGTAATCTGGGCCTCCTTTCTGGGCGAGCCGCACTCAATCGTGGAGCACACGTTGTGGCGATGGTTCGCTCCGCTCAAGCCCTGGAAACAGTCCAAGCATATGGAATGACAGGTTTTATCACTCAAGACCCGTCTGCGCCCGAAATTGCAGAGGTTCTCGCAGAATGTGCGCCAGGTGGGATTGATGTCGTGATCGATCAACTGTCGGGCCCGTACGTTGGCCCCATGATGTCACTGATAAACAACCGTGCGCGCTGGATTCAGATTGGTTCGGGTGCAGGAACTCATGCTGAGTTCACCACCTCAATTTTCCGTACCAAAGGAATCTCTATGCTCGGATACACGAATTTTCTGTTGTCCGATACTGAAGGGCGCAATTACTATGCGCAAGCGTGCAGGCTGTATTCACAGGGCGTGACACTTCCATACACAAGCATCACTCTCGATCAGTTTGAACAGACGTGGAAGGGACTCGCTGGGAAAGAGCTCCACGGCAAATATGTGGTGAAATTCGAGTAGCGCCATGCGTCAGCGAAAAAATTTAGCTTTTACGCCAACCCTGGTGAACCCGCGAGATTTCGCGGGTTCACCAGGGTTTATTGCTCGATAAATTATGGCATCAGTGATTTAAACCCTCACTCACCCGAGATTTTCTCGCATGAGAATTTTCCACGGGGCACAGTGGGTTTCGTCCCCACCACGACGATGTGGTTAGTGGGGTATCGGCAGAGCAAGGACGCGAAAGCCGATGCGAATATTCACCGAAAGGAATCATCATGCCAATGTCAATTTCCGGACAGAATTTCCTCAAGCTTCTTGATTTCACCCCAGACCAGATCCGTTACCTCCTGCGTCTGTCGAAGGAGTTCAAGGACATGAAGATGGCCGGTGTCCCCCACAAGTACCTCTCGGGCAAGAACATCGTCCTTCTTTTCGAGAAGACCTCCACCCGTACTCGTTGCGCATTTGAAGTTGCCGGCAACGACCTCGGAATGGGCGTCACCTACCTCGATCCAGGCTCGTCGCAGATGGGAAAGAAAGAGTCGATCGAAGATACCGCTCGCGTGCTTGGACGTATGTACGACGGCATCGAGTACCGTGGCTTCGCTCAAGAGATCGTTGAAGAAATCGGCGCCAAGGCAGGCGTCCCCGTCTGGAACGGCCTGACCACAGAATTCCACCCCACTCAGATGCTCGCCGATATGCTCACTGTGGAAGAGAATTTCCCAGATGGCCTCGTTGGCAAGAAGCTCGTCTTCATGGGTGATGCACAAAACAACGTCGCAAACTCTCTCATGGTGGTCTGCGCCAAGCTCGGTCTCCACTTCGTCGCCTGTGGTCCGAAGGAACAAATGCCGGCCGATGACCTCGTCGCCACCTGTCGCGAGATCGCGAAGGAAACCGGTGCCGAAATTACTCTGACCGAGGACCCAGAAGAGGCAGTCAAGGATGCCCATGTCATTTACACCGATATTTGGGTGTCCATGGGCGAGCCAGCTGAGCTCTGGGAGAAGCGCATCAAGCTCCTCGAGCGTTACCGCGTGACCACCGAACTCATGAACAAGGCACGCAAGGATGCGATCTTCATGCACTGCCTGCCATCCTTCCACGATATCAACACCACAATCGGCGCAGATATTGCTCAACAGTTCGGCGTCACCGAGATGGAAGTGACCGACGAAGTCTTCGAGTCCACCCGCTCGCGCGTATTCGAAGAGGCCGAGAATCGTATGCACACGATCAAGGCTGTCATGTACGCAACGCTGTCCTAAAGGAGTCACAATGTCGGAAAAAATCGTTGTTGCGCTTGGTGGTAACGCGCTAGGCAAGACTCCTAAAGAGCAACTTGAGCTCATCGCCGCCACTGCGTCCCCTATCGTCGATCTAGTGGAACTGGGCAACCAAGTCACCGTCACCCACGGCAACGGCCCGCAGGTTGGCATGATCAAGGTTGCGACAGACACCTCAGCGAAAGCCTCGGTTACTCCGTCGATTCCATTCGCAGAGTGTGGTGCAATGTCGCAGGGTTACATCGGCTATCATCTCCAGCAGGCTATCGGCGACCAGCTCCGCGCGCGTGGCATGAGCCAGCCGTGCGCCTCCGTCGTCACACAGGTTGTTGTCGATGCCGATGACCCGGCTTTCGAGAAGCCAACTAAGCCAGTCGGCGCGTTCTACACTGAAGAGGAAGCCACCGCTCTCCACGAGGAAACCGGCAACACCTACGTCGAAGACGCTGGTCGTGGTTGGCGCTGGGTTGTTGCTTCACCGATCCCGGTCTCAATCGTTGAGGCGCCGGTGATCTCCTCGCTCGTCAACGGCGGCGCGGTGGTTGTGGCTGCTGGCGGCGGCGGAATTCCTGTGGTTGACAAGGGCGAGCACTACGAGGGTGTCGCCTCGGTGATCGACAAGGATCGCACGGCAGCTCTTCTGGCAGGTCAGCTCAGCGCGGATACTCTCTTGATCCTGACAGCGGTTGAGCAGGTGTACGTCGGATTCAATACTCCGCAGGCGCAGGCCATTTCGGAGATGACGGTGACAGAGGCTCGCGAGCGCATCGCTGCAGGTGAATTCGCTCCAGGGTCGATGTTGCCTAAGGTTGAAGCATGTATTGAATTCGTTGAGAAAAACCCTGGTAAGCGCGCTATCATCACATCGCTTGAGAAAGCAGCGGATGGCCTCAAGGGTCTCACTGGAACGGTTATCCGGGGTGTGTGATGAGCGAGAGACAACAAGCCGTTAGCTCTCCGGCGCCGGTGTCTAAGCCAAAGCGAAAGCTGAGGTTTCGCGTTCCGAGTGCTTTCACGGTGCTCTTCATTTTGACGATTCTCGCCGCAGTTGCCACGTGGGCAATCCCTGCTGGGCAGTACGCAAAGCTCTCCTATGACGCGAAAGGATCGAGCCTTGTCCTGACGTCTCCACAG encodes:
- a CDS encoding type II toxin-antitoxin system RelE family toxin; the encoded protein is MSWSLETSNRFDKEFKKLDHYTQRIIKGWIVKNIAHADNPRAYGKALTGNFAGLSRYRIGDYRLIVEIQDDRFIILALSIGHRAIYAAKCKERGNFRAVSSQSIVRESRLRFSRDGDQSAVS
- a CDS encoding DUF6290 family protein gives rise to the protein MAKKSGKPVRVIVGEIISEDEYDLQIAQEALDDWTQDGYQTRPIEELWEECDL
- a CDS encoding quinone oxidoreductase family protein translates to MQHVTIRESHVVIDKTSTPEGAARVLAAAINPIDFAIGSGKFFKRAFSDGDTLGYSGVAQTLDGERVYFQLPHPPAGSFAEYVDLSDAFTAPVPDNLDSLTAAVLGVPGIAAVGAIECARVSALDTVLITGANGNLGLLSGRAALNRGAHVVAMVRSAQALETVQAYGMTGFITQDPSAPEIAEVLAECAPGGIDVVIDQLSGPYVGPMMSLINNRARWIQIGSGAGTHAEFTTSIFRTKGISMLGYTNFLLSDTEGRNYYAQACRLYSQGVTLPYTSITLDQFEQTWKGLAGKELHGKYVVKFE
- the argF gene encoding ornithine carbamoyltransferase, translated to MPMSISGQNFLKLLDFTPDQIRYLLRLSKEFKDMKMAGVPHKYLSGKNIVLLFEKTSTRTRCAFEVAGNDLGMGVTYLDPGSSQMGKKESIEDTARVLGRMYDGIEYRGFAQEIVEEIGAKAGVPVWNGLTTEFHPTQMLADMLTVEENFPDGLVGKKLVFMGDAQNNVANSLMVVCAKLGLHFVACGPKEQMPADDLVATCREIAKETGAEITLTEDPEEAVKDAHVIYTDIWVSMGEPAELWEKRIKLLERYRVTTELMNKARKDAIFMHCLPSFHDINTTIGADIAQQFGVTEMEVTDEVFESTRSRVFEEAENRMHTIKAVMYATLS
- the arcC gene encoding carbamate kinase, producing the protein MSEKIVVALGGNALGKTPKEQLELIAATASPIVDLVELGNQVTVTHGNGPQVGMIKVATDTSAKASVTPSIPFAECGAMSQGYIGYHLQQAIGDQLRARGMSQPCASVVTQVVVDADDPAFEKPTKPVGAFYTEEEATALHEETGNTYVEDAGRGWRWVVASPIPVSIVEAPVISSLVNGGAVVVAAGGGGIPVVDKGEHYEGVASVIDKDRTAALLAGQLSADTLLILTAVEQVYVGFNTPQAQAISEMTVTEARERIAAGEFAPGSMLPKVEACIEFVEKNPGKRAIITSLEKAADGLKGLTGTVIRGV